The Desulfococcus multivorans DNA window GAAAAGCGCTGAATACTGAAGGTTGCGCCATCCCCCCGTCAGCACCAGACCCCGCCGCCTCAGCCAGTAGATGAGAAGCCCCATGGAATAGGCCAGGAAGAGGTGAGACATCTGGTGGACGTACAAACCCTCGGGGTCCCCGTGGGCCTGGGTGGCGAAAACCGGACCCGGAGCGGCCAGAGTCATCCCGGCGGCCATGAGAAGCGCGTATGAAACGCGGCTCCCGACGGTACTCAAGACACCTCCGGCTGCTCCGCGAGCATTTTCTGGACACCCCTGAAATAGGGAAGCCACGGCCTCATGTACTTGAAGAGAATCCGGCAGCCGACGTAGATCGGAAAAAAGGAGAACAGGTACCCCACGCTTTCCAGCCCCACAAGGGAAAAGGGGAAACCAACGGCAAATTCCACACCCCCGAACCGGGTCTGCATCCAACCGAGGGCGAAGGGGATGGGCCAGAGGATCCCGCAGGAATAGGCGGCCATGGTGAAAAACTGCTTTCCCCATTCGTCGGTGGCTTCCTTGTTGAGGGCCTTGTATCCGGACTGGTTCCCCGCGGCATAAGCCGAGAAGGCCATTTTCTCCTTCCGGGCAACTTCTTGCTTCATTCCGTCGATATGGGATCGGTTGAACCGAATGGCCAGGGAGACGCAGATCTCGCCGATCACCACCGTCATGAACGCCAGGACGAAGGTGCCGATGAAATAATCGACGATGGGAATGCCGGTCCCCCGATAAAAAAAGATCAGGAAAGGGTCCACGATCCGGTAAAAGTCTGTGAAAAAAGAGGCCATCGTTTCATATCCTCGAAGATCGGCAGGGTTGGCGAACGCACCGTCGATCCGGCTGCCGCACCCAATGGGCGGCGGCCGGACCGGCGGTTTGGAGAAACACGGAATTTACAGCAGCGAGATGCCGAAAAAGCCTCTCAGGGTGTAGCGCAGCCCGATGTAGAAAGCGAGCACGAGGAAGATCCACTTGAGCACTTTTTCAGGAATGTACTTGCCGGTTCGGGGGCCGATCATGGAGCCCACGAAGATGCCGATGAGCTCGACGCCGATCATGGGCCAATAGACCGGGATACCCTTCATCACCATGAACTGGAAGATGGAGAAAATCATGCCGATGAGAACCGCCAGGGCCGATGTCCCGGCAACCACGAACATGGGGAGGCCCACCACGCTGGTCAGAAAGGGGACGTAAAGGAAGCCGCCGCCCACGCCGATGAAGGAAGCCAGCGCGGAGATGAGAAAACCACCCACGAAGGCCCAGATGGGGCTGAAGGTGAATTTCTGCCCGAAAAAGGAGATTTCGGTTCTGGCAAGGCTCCATTTCAGGGTCTCGACACCCTGCTCACAGATGTCGCCCTTGCACTTGACGGTTTCCTCGAAGGCCTTGACGGCCTCTTTGGCGGCTTTCTTGTTGGACTGACCCTTGGGGCTCATTTCATAGATCATGAAGGCTGCGATCAAAAACACACAGAGCCCGAACCATCCCTGGTACTGGGAGAAACTGACCTTTCCGGCGGTCCCGTAGACGACCATCAGGGTTGCGAACAAGGCGCCGATGCCCAGAAAAAAGCCGAGGGAGGTCACCAGGCGTTTCTGGCGACCATAATTGACGGTGGAGACCAAGGCCGAAAGCCCCACCAGCCACTGGTTGGAAACCCGGATGGAATCGGTCATCAACTTGTTGAGGGGGCTTGCGGTATCCTTGAAGGTCTTGGCATAGGCGCCCAGACCGTAGATGGTGATATGGCCGACGCCGGCCATGACGCCGCCGAAGGCGCCCACCGTCGAGAAAATCCAGCCCACCCAGATGGCCCACAGGAAACACATGATCATACCGGGATCGGGCGCGCCGGGAATGCCAAGAAATCCCGAAGATTTGCTGGGATCGATCTGTCCGGCTCCAGTTCCGATCGGGGCTGCGGCGATGGCGTCCGCCAGTTTGTCGGCATGAGCCGCCGTCGCCGTCAAAAGCGGAAGTCCCACCGTCAGACATATCACGACAATCACCAAAAACGAGGCCAGTTTTTTTTGCATCATTTCCTCCTAATCATAGAGCTTTGAACTTTCATTTCAAAACAAACAGTCCGCACCTTCAATTTGAAGTTTTCCGCGGGTTTCCGGATTTACATCAACAGCCACACCACCTTTCCGTGCAAAATTTCTCTCAGCGGCAACATGCAGCAAACAACATGCCATATTGTCCGGTTCGACTCAAAACCCATGACGTCCACCGCTTCGATGCTTGCCGACAGAAGGCCGCCGAGGGATGGGAACGGGTCGGACCCCTGCCCGGCGAGGCGGGGTCGGCGTTCAAAACACCGCCGGCAGGAGAGCAGCAGCATTTTTTTTATTGCGTCAAATTTACTGCGTCATGATTTTTTATATATATTTTGAGAAAGATAAGCCTATCGCATAAAAATATGACAGATGCAATATTTTCTTTGCAACCCCCTTCACCCCATTCCATCCGAGCGCCGTCTCCCGGGGACGATAAATTTTCTTATCGTATTGATTTTGAAATCTATTGTATGTGATTGGATATTTATTGAGGTCGATATTCATTGAGCGCAAACCTGGCATCGCTATTGCTTGTGAAAAAGCGTCAAAAATGGTATAGGTATATTAACATATCCATAGGGAACTGCTTTCCCTCCGGACCCGGAAAATCCCGGAAAGAGAAACCCGGAAGGATGAGCGGAACAAACGGAGACTTAAATGAGCAAATACTATCTGTTTCAAGACACCCACAAATGCATTGGCTGTCATGCCTGCGAAGTGCAGTGCAAAACCCATAAATCCCTGCCCGTCGGACCGAGGCTGTGCCAGGTGCTGACCGTCGGACCCAAACTTATCGGCGACCTCCCCAAGGCTTCCTATATCTTCATGCCCTGTTTCCATTGTGAAAACCCCTGGTGCGTAGCGGCCTGTCCCACCGGCGCCATGCAGAAACGGGAAAAGGACGGCATCGTGTTTGTGGACAACAACCTCTGCGTGGGATGCAAAACCTGTATTTCGGCCTGTCCGTGGGGCGCCCCTCAATGGAATCCGGAATTGGGTAAGGTGGTCAAGTGCGACTACTGTATGGACCGGATCGATCGCGGTCTCAAACCGGCTTGCGTCACCATCTGCACCACCGGATGCCTCCATTTCGGCAAGGCCGAGGAAACGACGCAGATCCGTCGGGAGCGACACGCCCGTCATGTGGCCGCTCTGGACCAGGAATAGGAGGGGGGACTCAATGGCGAATCAAAGCTGCACCGTGGCGGCCTGTCCGGTAAACGACGCCGTCACTCGCCTGAACGAGGCCCTCGGATCGGGCCGGATCGTTCATCCCCGAAGTCGTCGTATCGCGGAGGAGATTCTGGAACTCCTCAACGACGTGGCCTGGGGGCGAGCGGGAAAGGACCATATCCCGGCCATTCAGGACCTGGCCGCGGAGCTGGTGGATCTTGATCATTCGCCGGCCTCGGTTGAGGTCGGCCGTTCGATTCAGGAGGATCTATCGCGACACCGGGAGGTGTTCATCAGCCATGTGGAGACCCACAACTGCGCCACGGGCGCCTGCGTCAAGCTGGCGCCGGCGCCCTGCCAGATGGCTTGCCCCGCGGGCATCGACGTTCCCACCTATGTGACCCTCATCGGTATGGGAAAAGACGCAGAGGCCATCGAGGTCATCCGACGGGACAACCCCTTTCCCTGGGTCTGCGGCCTCATCTGTACCCGCCCCTGCGAATACATGTGCGTCAGGGGGCGAATCGACACCCCGATTTCCATCAAATTTCTCAAAGCCTTCGCGGCCGAGCGGGCCATGTCCGACGGCAATTACGTCAACCCGTCGAAGGAACCCGATAAAGGCAAAAAGATCTGCGTCGTCGGCGCCGGACCGGGCGGCATGAGCTGCGCATACTATCTGGCCCTCAAAGGATACGCGGTCACCGTCATCGAGGCCCTCCCGTCGGCCGGCGGGATGATCTTCGTCGGCATTCCCCGATACCGTCTTCCCCGGGAGGTCATCGACCGGGAAACGGCCATGCTCGAGGAACTCGGGGTCGAATTCCGGTTCAATACGCGATTGGGGCGGGACGTCACCTTCCCGGACCTCCGGGAAGAGGGATTCGATGCATTTTTCATCGCCGTCGGCGCGCATGCCGCATACAAGCTCAACATCCCGGGCGAAACCGACTATCAGGTGACCGACGCCATCGACCTCCTGCGCCGGGTGGCTCTGGGTGACCGCCGCAAACCCGGCAGACGCGTCGTCGTCATCGGCGGCGGCAACGTGGCCATCGATGCGGCCCGGACCTGTCTGCGGCTGGGATGTGAAGAGGTGACTATCGCCTATCGCCGGACCCGGAACGAAATGCCCGCCGACATCGAGGAGGTGGAGCAGGCCGAGGAAGAGGGGGTCATTTTTTCTTTTCTCACGGTGCCGATCGAGGTGGAGGGCAAAAACGACAAGCCCACCGGGCTTCGGTGCCTCCGGGCCAAGCTGGTGGCCCGGGAAGGCAGCTCGCGCATGTCGCCGGTGCCTGTCGAAGGCAGCGATTTCGTCATGTCGGCGGACGTTGTCATCGGCGCCATCGGCCAACGCGTGGAGCAGTCGTGTCTGGCGGATCTCACCGATATGCACTGGACCCGCCGCAGCACCATCGACGTCAACATGGTCAGCATGGAGACATCGATTCCCGGCGTCTTTGCGGCGGGGGACGCCGTGACCGGTCCCGCCACCGTTATCGAGGCCATCGGCGGCGGAAAACGCGCCGCACTGGCCATCGACCGCTATCTGTCGGGAATTCCGCAGCCCAAAATGCCGCCGGTTCCGGTCCGCCGCGCTCGGGTGGAGCACCTGGAGGTGCCGGCGACGACGAAGATGATCCTGAAGCGGCCCGAGATGCCCCTGCTCAACCTGGATCGCCGTCGCACCACCTTTCAGCAGGTGGAACTGGGATACCCCGAAAACGCGGTCCGGGAGGAGGCCCGTCGTTGCCTGCGGTGCGATATCTGCCGGCGATGCGGCGAGTGCGTCGAGGTCTGCCGGGACAAAATGAAGGTGAACGCCCTCCAGATGGGCTATTTCGACTTCGATCACCCCGTGGAGACCGACTTCAGGGTGACCCAGGATCGCTGCATTCTCTGCGGGGCATGCGCCAACAACTGCCCCAACAACGCCATGCAGATGAAAGACGTCAACGGCGAGCGGGTATTGTCCCTCTGCGGAACGGTGCTCAACCGGAAAAAGATTCTTCATTGCGAGGAATGCGGTGCCGTTCTGGGCACCCGGAAATATATCGAATATATCCGCCGTCGCATCGGCCCCGTCGGCAAGGTCCTCGACAAACGACTGCTGTGCGATGTCTGCCTGAGAAAAAACACGGCAACCGCCAACGTGGAAATCCTTTCCTCTTCCAAGGAGGTGTAAAATGACGTTTCGCAAGGGTCAACACATCGAAGTTTTTCAGCGTTCCGAAGACGAGAGTTGGGAGGATTACATGGACGAGTATATCGGGTGTCACGGTATTATCGTGGATCCGGACACTTCGGTGAACGATCCGGACGCCCTTATCGAGGTCAGCCTGGAGGGAAAAGGGACTCATCGCCTGCCTCAGGATTGTCTTCGTGCCCTCAACCATTAATTGGAGCACATCATGATCAATTTTGTAATCAACGACCGGCGTATTTCGGTGGAAAAGCAAACATCCGTGCTTGAGGCTGCGAGGGCTAACGGTGTGGATATCCCCGCGCTGTGCTTTCACCCTGCCCTTAGACCCTCGGGATCCTGCAAACTCTGCGTGGTCGAGATCATCGGCCACCCCGACATGGCGAATATTCCGACCACCATGCTTTCGTGCATTCTCAAGGTCAAGGATGGTATTGTCATCACAACTGAAAGCGATCAAGTCCAGGAAGCCCGCATCAAGGCGTTCAGAAACCTTCTCCAGATGGCGCCGCAATCCAAACCAATTCGACAGATGGCTGAACGGTACAACGTCCCCCTGGGGCCTGCCCCGGACGGGTGCATCCGTTGTCGTCTGTGTGTCCGGATATGCAAAGATATCGTGGGGGCCGGCGCACTGAAAATGGAAAAACGAAACGGAACCCATTATGTCGTCCCTGTCGAAGGACGCTGTATCGGGTGCGGCACCTGTGCCAATATCTGTCCCACAGGGGCCATCAAGGTTGAGGATCAGGATAATATGCGTATCATCAGCATCCGGGATGAGATTATCGTTCGTCATCCCCTTGCCACCTGCGAAGCCTGCGGTAAGCGTTTTGCCACCACCAAATTCCTGGCATACATCGAACAACGGACCGAGCCGCATCCCCATACCAAGGAAGAGCACCGCTATTGTCCGACCTGTGCTAAACTGTTTTCCAATCAGATCAAAACCTTTTCCAGACCTGCCAAACGATAGCGGATTGTGGGGGGGGGCATTCGAAGGTGTTGGGAAACACAGACTTGAAAATCCGCGAAACGGTCTTATGATTAAGCGTCAACACATGTGATAATGACGTTTCACTATCGTCTTTCGGGTGTCGGCAAAGGGTGATACATGCTCCCCCGGCGGCCCCCGAGTCGGTAGGCTGGAGACGATGGCCTCAAGGGGTGCGCTCGTTACGCAAGGCGCACTGTGCGGCGCAGTCCGAATGTGCGAAATTCCCCTTAGACCTTTGGTCTCATCTCGCAACGGTCGACAGTCGCGCTGTTTCAACGGATTTAACAAGGAGAGGAGGGAATCCATGAGTATATTGGTCGCAAAACCCGCTCCCCACTTTACGGCGCCGGCGGTCATGCCCGACGGTATCATCCGGGACGATTTCAAGTTGAGCGAATACCGGGGAAAATATGTCGTTCTTTTTTTCTGGCCACTCGATTTTACCTTTGTCTGCCCTACGGAAATCATTGCCCACGACCACAGGATAGACGCATTCCATGAGCGCAACGCCGAAGTGATCGGCATATCCATCGACAGCCAGTTCACCCACTTCGCGTGGCGAAACACCTCCGTCGACGACGGCGGCATCGGTGCGGTCCAATTCCCCATCGTCGCCGATGTCAAGCATGAGATCACCCGGCAATACGGGGTGGAGCATCCCGAAGCCGGTGTTGCCCTCAGGGCCTCTTTTCTCATCGACCGGGACGGCATCGTTCAACATCAGGTGGTCAATAATCTGCCCCTGGGGCGAAACGTCGATGAAATGCTGAGAATCCTGGATGCGCTCCAGTTCACCGAGGCGCACGGGGAGGTCTGCCCTGCGGGATGGCGCAAGGGAGATATGGGAATGACGCCCTCTGCGGAGGGTGTGGCGTCATACCTCTCCACCAAGGCCGATAAGCTGTAATCCTGCCGATTAACCCATCAAGGAAGATATGACGTCAACATGAATATCAGACAAGCGTTTCTGGCAATGACAACCTGGATTTTCCTCGCGGCTCCCGGACTCGCGGCAGAGACGCCCCTGAAAATCTCAGAGGTCTCCCTGTTTCCCACCAACCTCGCGGACATCCGGATTTCACCGCCTCTCGACTTCTGCGGTGAGCCCGTGCCGCTGGACGACCCGGACATCCTGGAAAATCTGGAGAAGGAATTGCTGCTCACGATCTGGAACCGGCCGCAGTTCATTCTCTACGTCAAGCGTTCGGCCCGCTACATGCCTTTCATCGAAAAGATGCTCCGGGAAAACCACATGCCCGAGGACCTGAAATATGTCGCCATTGCCGAGAGCGCACTGCTTCCCCACATCGGGTCCTCGGCCGGCGCCGTCGGCTACTGGCAGTTCATCAAGTGGACGGGGCAAAAATACGGGCTCAGAATCGACAATGACATCGATGAACGCCGGAACATCTTCGCCTCGACCCGGGCGGCCATTCGCTATTTCAAAAAATTGTATGGGGACTTTGGTTCATGGACGCTTGCCGCAGCATCCTATAACATGGGCGAGGCGGGGCTCAATCGACGAATCGCGGAACAAAACACGCGCAACTACTACCATCTCTATCTTCCCCTGGAGACCCAACGTTACATATTCAGAATTCTCGCCATCAAGCTGGTGCTCTCAGACCTGTCCAAATACGGTTTCGATCTTTCTCCGTCGGATCTCTACCCACCGGTGGCGTTTGATCGAGTTCGTCTCGACATCACCAGCGACGTCCCTGTTCGGACCATTGCCGACGCCGCCGGCACCTATTTCAAGAAGATCAAGGATCTCAATCCGGAAATCCGCGGCAACCGCCTGGTTCAGGGAAACCATGTCATACTGGTCCCCAAGGGTGCTTCGAAGGGTTTTGCCCAACGCTTCAACACCCTTCTCGCCCAACAGAAAGCGGCCCGGGCGGCCATGAAAAAAGAGATTTACGTCGTGAAAGCGGGCGACACCCTCACCCTGATCGCCGAAAGCCTGAACATTCCTTTAAGGGATCTGCTCGAGTGGAACCAGCTGCGATACAACAGCACCATTCATCCGGGCCAGCGCCTCCTCGTCATGCGTTGATCCCTCGGGAAAAAGGGACCAGACCCCCAATCAGACGTAGCCCTCTTTGATACCATCAAATTTAAGCTGCTTAGGGGGGCGCCCCACCGAATAAGCGCCCCCCTCCGCAGTCAATTCCCGGATTCGGTACATGGATCGGATCTTGCGCTTGAAATTGGCCGCATCCAGCCGCCGGCCCAGAACAATCTCATAAACCTTCCGCAGATCCGGCCAGGTGAACCGGTCCGAAACCAGTTCGAAAGCGATGGGCGTGTAAGAGATTTTCCCACGAATTCGTTCCGTCAGGTCGAGGAGAATGCGCTCCTGATCCTTTGCCGGAACCCTGTTACGGTCTCCAGGAATCGTTCGGTAGTCCCTGAGAGGCATCCACGCAGACTCCGCCGAATTGCCGGAGCGCTCACGACCGGCGATGCGCTCATAGGGTACCAGCGCGAAATAGGCCACGTTGACCCGGCATTCCTGCCTGGATTCGACGACACCGCCGTAGGTTTTCAGCTGCTCGATGTAAATGTCCGCAAGACCGGTTTCCGCCGCCAGTTTCCGAACGGCGATCTCAGAGAGATCTTCCCGAAAAGGCAGTTCCAGGGGACCGCCGGGAAGCATCCATTCGCCGGCGGGAGGTTCATCTTTTCCGCGGATCATCAGCACCGACAGTTGATCGTCTTTCAACGTGCAAACGGCGATATGGATAAAAACCGAAGATCGATCGCACAAGGCCGCCGGGGTTGTGGTCGAGGATTGCCGCCGAGGCTGAAAATGGCGGTCGGGCAGGGCGGAAACGGTTTCGCCTTCGCCTTTCCTCCGATAAAGTCGATGATGCCGGATATAGGATTCAACCGCGGCGGGCACCAACCCTCGAATCGAAACGCCTGCGGCGGCTCTGGCCCGGA harbors:
- a CDS encoding sulfite exporter TauE/SafE family protein — protein: MMQKKLASFLVIVVICLTVGLPLLTATAAHADKLADAIAAAPIGTGAGQIDPSKSSGFLGIPGAPDPGMIMCFLWAIWVGWIFSTVGAFGGVMAGVGHITIYGLGAYAKTFKDTASPLNKLMTDSIRVSNQWLVGLSALVSTVNYGRQKRLVTSLGFFLGIGALFATLMVVYGTAGKVSFSQYQGWFGLCVFLIAAFMIYEMSPKGQSNKKAAKEAVKAFEETVKCKGDICEQGVETLKWSLARTEISFFGQKFTFSPIWAFVGGFLISALASFIGVGGGFLYVPFLTSVVGLPMFVVAGTSALAVLIGMIFSIFQFMVMKGIPVYWPMIGVELIGIFVGSMIGPRTGKYIPEKVLKWIFLVLAFYIGLRYTLRGFFGISLL
- a CDS encoding 4Fe-4S dicluster domain-containing protein, with the translated sequence MSKYYLFQDTHKCIGCHACEVQCKTHKSLPVGPRLCQVLTVGPKLIGDLPKASYIFMPCFHCENPWCVAACPTGAMQKREKDGIVFVDNNLCVGCKTCISACPWGAPQWNPELGKVVKCDYCMDRIDRGLKPACVTICTTGCLHFGKAEETTQIRRERHARHVAALDQE
- a CDS encoding FAD-dependent oxidoreductase, with product MANQSCTVAACPVNDAVTRLNEALGSGRIVHPRSRRIAEEILELLNDVAWGRAGKDHIPAIQDLAAELVDLDHSPASVEVGRSIQEDLSRHREVFISHVETHNCATGACVKLAPAPCQMACPAGIDVPTYVTLIGMGKDAEAIEVIRRDNPFPWVCGLICTRPCEYMCVRGRIDTPISIKFLKAFAAERAMSDGNYVNPSKEPDKGKKICVVGAGPGGMSCAYYLALKGYAVTVIEALPSAGGMIFVGIPRYRLPREVIDRETAMLEELGVEFRFNTRLGRDVTFPDLREEGFDAFFIAVGAHAAYKLNIPGETDYQVTDAIDLLRRVALGDRRKPGRRVVVIGGGNVAIDAARTCLRLGCEEVTIAYRRTRNEMPADIEEVEQAEEEGVIFSFLTVPIEVEGKNDKPTGLRCLRAKLVAREGSSRMSPVPVEGSDFVMSADVVIGAIGQRVEQSCLADLTDMHWTRRSTIDVNMVSMETSIPGVFAAGDAVTGPATVIEAIGGGKRAALAIDRYLSGIPQPKMPPVPVRRARVEHLEVPATTKMILKRPEMPLLNLDRRRTTFQQVELGYPENAVREEARRCLRCDICRRCGECVEVCRDKMKVNALQMGYFDFDHPVETDFRVTQDRCILCGACANNCPNNAMQMKDVNGERVLSLCGTVLNRKKILHCEECGAVLGTRKYIEYIRRRIGPVGKVLDKRLLCDVCLRKNTATANVEILSSSKEV
- a CDS encoding 2Fe-2S iron-sulfur cluster-binding protein, giving the protein MINFVINDRRISVEKQTSVLEAARANGVDIPALCFHPALRPSGSCKLCVVEIIGHPDMANIPTTMLSCILKVKDGIVITTESDQVQEARIKAFRNLLQMAPQSKPIRQMAERYNVPLGPAPDGCIRCRLCVRICKDIVGAGALKMEKRNGTHYVVPVEGRCIGCGTCANICPTGAIKVEDQDNMRIISIRDEIIVRHPLATCEACGKRFATTKFLAYIEQRTEPHPHTKEEHRYCPTCAKLFSNQIKTFSRPAKR
- a CDS encoding peroxiredoxin, yielding MSILVAKPAPHFTAPAVMPDGIIRDDFKLSEYRGKYVVLFFWPLDFTFVCPTEIIAHDHRIDAFHERNAEVIGISIDSQFTHFAWRNTSVDDGGIGAVQFPIVADVKHEITRQYGVEHPEAGVALRASFLIDRDGIVQHQVVNNLPLGRNVDEMLRILDALQFTEAHGEVCPAGWRKGDMGMTPSAEGVASYLSTKADKL
- a CDS encoding lytic transglycosylase domain-containing protein codes for the protein MNIRQAFLAMTTWIFLAAPGLAAETPLKISEVSLFPTNLADIRISPPLDFCGEPVPLDDPDILENLEKELLLTIWNRPQFILYVKRSARYMPFIEKMLRENHMPEDLKYVAIAESALLPHIGSSAGAVGYWQFIKWTGQKYGLRIDNDIDERRNIFASTRAAIRYFKKLYGDFGSWTLAAASYNMGEAGLNRRIAEQNTRNYYHLYLPLETQRYIFRILAIKLVLSDLSKYGFDLSPSDLYPPVAFDRVRLDITSDVPVRTIADAAGTYFKKIKDLNPEIRGNRLVQGNHVILVPKGASKGFAQRFNTLLAQQKAARAAMKKEIYVVKAGDTLTLIAESLNIPLRDLLEWNQLRYNSTIHPGQRLLVMR